From Planctomycetaceae bacterium:
GAAGAGCAGCATGAAATTCAATCTCTAAAAGACAGCCAGGACGAGATTGAAAATACAACTCCTGAAGCTGCTACGCAGGCTCCTGTTATACGTTTCGTGGATTTGCTTTTGAGCCAGGCCGTGAAGAGCAGGGCAAGCGATATTCACGTTGAGCCGCAGGAAAACACTATGGATATACGTATGCGTATAGATGGTGTGCTGCGGGATATGGTTCCGCCTGCCAGAAAGATGCAGGCCGCTGTTGTTACAAGAATTAAAATTCTTTCGGATATGGACATTGCCGAGCATCGTTTGCCGCAGGACGGTCGTTTCAAAATTAAAACCGCAGGCAGAGACATTGATGTTCGTGTTTCGCTCATTCCGGTTATCTACGGCGAAAAAATCGTTATGCGTATTCTCGACGCAGGCGCCTTGAATCACGACATTACGCAGCTTGGTTTTGAACCGAAGCGGATGGAGGAGTTTAAGACGATACTTAGTCAGCCGCATGGAATTATTGTCATTACAGGCCCTACAGGAAGCGGTAAAAGTACGACATTGTACTCGGCGTTGAATTATTTGAAGAGTCCGACTGAAAACATCACAACGGTTGAAGACCCGGTTGAATATAGATTGAAGGGCATAAATCAAATTCAGGTAAAATCAGAAATAGGGCTTGATTTCGCGTCCTGTTTGAGAGCGATTTTAAGACAGGACCCTGATGTGATTTTGGTTGGCGAAATACGTGATAAGGAAACTGTTGAAATAGCGATTAAGGCTTCGCTTACAGGCCACCTTGTGTTGAGCACATTCCACACAAACGATGCGCCAAGCGCGATCAGCAGATTGATATATATGGGTATTGAGCCGTATTTGCTTGTATCTTCGCTTAATCTGATTATTGCGCAAAGACTTGTAAGGAGGATTTGCGAACATTGCAAAGAGCCTGTCGAGTTGAGCGAAGAATTGCTTAGGCGTTTGAAATTTACTCCGGAGCAGGTCAAAAATGGCAATATATGCAAAGGCAAAGGCTGCTCTGCCTGTGGATGGTCCGGATATAAAGGCAGAATGCCGATTTTTGAATTTCTTGTTATTGATAATGATATTCGTGAATTAATCATTAAAGGCGGCAATGAGATGGATATCAGGGCAATGTCCCGTAAAAAGGGCTATGACGGGCTGCTTGAGTGCGGTGCCGGCAAAATTTTGCTGGGCATGACGACAGCCGAAGAAGTGCTTAGTGTTGCTTTTACTGAAAACATATCGGGGTAATATCGAAGCATAATTATTAATTAACCGAGTGTTTAATAATGCCGATAGCGTTAAATGGGTTGTAGAAATCAGGTATTAGTATGCAGGTTTATAGTTATACAGTTAAAACTTTTGCCGGCGAGCGTAAGGAAGGCGTCAAGCAGGCTGCTTCAGTCAATGAGCTTTCGGGCTGGCTGCGAGAGCAGGGCTTTATACCTATAAAAGTGCATGAGATATCTTCGGAAAGAAAAAAGAAATCGAGTAGTTCTTCGCGTAAGAAAGTCAAGGCCGCCGAATTGTCTGCGGTTTATTGGCAGTTGACCACGATGCTTGAAAGTGGTGTTCCGGTAGCGACGGCTTTGGGGACTATTGCCGAAGATATTGAGAATGCGTATCTGCAAACAATAGTTAAGGATATTTTGGCGAAAGTTAATAAAGGCGAACCCTTTTCAGTTGGTATTGCCGACTATCCCAAAGTATTTAACAAAATAACATGCGCGATGATTTTGGCAGGTGAAACGAGTGGTAATTTGCCGGATTCGCTGAAAAGGCTTGCCGAGTATTTTGACGGCAGGGACAAGTTCAGCAAAAAAGTCAAGGTTGCGCTTGCGTATCCGATTTTCGTACTGATTTTTATCGTTTTGCTCGTTGTGTTTATGATGAGTTTTATCGTACCGCGATTCAAAATGATTTTTGACCAGTTAGGCGGGGAACTGCCCGCTTTTACACGCGGGTTTATGGCAGTGTATGATATGCTTCGTCATTATATTGTTTTTATGGTTCCTGCGATTTTTGGAATTGTGAGTTCGTTGGGTTGGATTTACAAAAAAACACAAAAGGGGCATCTGTTTTTCAGTAAGAGATTTCTTGCGATTCCGTTATTTGGAAGGTTAATAAAATACGCATTTGTCGCGATGTTCTGCAAAACTATGGCGGCATTGCTGAACGCGGGCGTTTCGGTGCTCGAAGTTTTTAATATTCTTTCATCGATGAGCAATAACGATGTCATAAAAGCCGCGGTTATGAAGACAAAGGAACGTATTGTTGAAGGTACGAGTATTTCGGCAAGTATGATATCGGTCGGTTTCTTTCCCAATATGGTCAATAAAATGGTGCAGATTGGCGAAGAGAGCGGTTCGCTGCCCTCGATGCTCGAAAGAACGGCTGATTTTTACGAACGCAAGGTTGACTCGATATTGACGGCTCTATTAAGTTTGCTTGAGCCGATAATGATTGTAACTGTCGGCGGAGTCGTGCTTACGGTTGTATTAGCGCTGTATTTGCCCATTTTCACGATGGGGGGTAAGGGATAAAAAAGATTTTAATGGCCATAATTTGGTATTTAAGAAAATATTTATTATGGTTTAGATTAGTGAAGTAGAGAAAGTTTTTGTTAAACTTATTAACTGTTTTTTAAGAATTAGGAGACAAAAAATGAAAGCAAAAAAAGGTTTCACTCTGATTGAGTTGATGGTCGTTATTATGATCGTCGGCATTTTGGCTGCGGTGGCTATCCCGTTGATGCGGGGCAGAGTAGATTCAGCAAAATGGTCAGAAGGCAAAGCAGTTGCAGGTACTATCGCTACAGCGCTTCGTGCGTATGCTGCTGAAAAAGGCGGCCAGGGCGCATGGGCAAATCCAACTCTCGCAGAACTTGGATTTACAACAGGCGATATGCTCGGCACATATTTTGCATCGACCAACTACAGCTGGACAACTACTTATGATGAAACAGCAAACCCGCCGCTCCAGTTTACAGTGACGGTAACAAAACCGACTGCGATTGCTTCAGGTACTGACCTGACGTTGACCGAAGCGGGTGTCTTTGCCGGGGGACCTCAATAATCCGGTAGTATAAACCTAAGTACTAAGTTCAGAGGGGCTTCCAGGCCCCTCTGATTTTTTTCGGGGATGTATGGAGATTTGAATGCGGTTAGTAAGGTATAAAAAATCGAAAGCATTCTCGCTTACGGAGGTAATGCTGACTGCGGCTGTTATTGGAATAGTCTCTGTCGGCGTTCTTGATTATCAGCATCATTCACTCAAACAGAGCAGAATCGCTAAGGTTCAAATCACCGCCGCAAGAACGGCGCAGCTCCTTTTGGAAGACTGGAAAAGCACCGGCGGTTCAACTGCGTATAATCCTTCAGATTTAAATTTGGGATTTTCATCTTCAGCGGCCGGTTCTGATTTCACAACAGGATACTCAATCGGCGGAATTTTAAACAACGCAATCTATTCTATAACCATAAATAATGTACCTATGCTGGTTGTTCTGGCGTACAGCGATGTCGACCACGATGAAGTTGCCGATACTACTCTGCGGCAGATTACTGCGATGGTTCGGTGGCGTATGGGAAAGGCTACCGGCAGCGGCGGTACTACTTTATGTACGTCGCCGGTAATTTTAACGACCTATGTAAGGCTTGACGGTTAGAAATTATCAATGAGTTATCGCAATAAAAAATTTCGTTCAGGCGTTACGCTTATCGAGTTGTGTACATCGATGCTGGTAGCGTCGATTCTTATGCTCGTTGTCGGTGTGCTTATTGTCGGCTCTGCAAAGGGCTGGCAGCAGAATTATGATATTGCGCACAAAGAGATAAATGAACAGGCCACCGCGGTTACGCTGGCGTTCGCCAACATAGG
This genomic window contains:
- a CDS encoding GspE/PulE family protein; this encodes MATLAPKNIEVKNEVPFGQWLVSKGIISQDELSDALKEQKKAGGKLGEVLLRLKKQESTSITRFLADYLSMEYRSLEEVSKMDMTVARLLPEAIARRFCLVAVGTDDEKIVVAMADPLDVVAVDTIKQRLKKELKLVVSSQEEINHAIELIYHGSDVEEQSLRDLVETEIVEEQHEIQSLKDSQDEIENTTPEAATQAPVIRFVDLLLSQAVKSRASDIHVEPQENTMDIRMRIDGVLRDMVPPARKMQAAVVTRIKILSDMDIAEHRLPQDGRFKIKTAGRDIDVRVSLIPVIYGEKIVMRILDAGALNHDITQLGFEPKRMEEFKTILSQPHGIIVITGPTGSGKSTTLYSALNYLKSPTENITTVEDPVEYRLKGINQIQVKSEIGLDFASCLRAILRQDPDVILVGEIRDKETVEIAIKASLTGHLVLSTFHTNDAPSAISRLIYMGIEPYLLVSSLNLIIAQRLVRRICEHCKEPVELSEELLRRLKFTPEQVKNGNICKGKGCSACGWSGYKGRMPIFEFLVIDNDIRELIIKGGNEMDIRAMSRKKGYDGLLECGAGKILLGMTTAEEVLSVAFTENISG
- a CDS encoding type II secretion system F family protein — protein: MQVYSYTVKTFAGERKEGVKQAASVNELSGWLREQGFIPIKVHEISSERKKKSSSSSRKKVKAAELSAVYWQLTTMLESGVPVATALGTIAEDIENAYLQTIVKDILAKVNKGEPFSVGIADYPKVFNKITCAMILAGETSGNLPDSLKRLAEYFDGRDKFSKKVKVALAYPIFVLIFIVLLVVFMMSFIVPRFKMIFDQLGGELPAFTRGFMAVYDMLRHYIVFMVPAIFGIVSSLGWIYKKTQKGHLFFSKRFLAIPLFGRLIKYAFVAMFCKTMAALLNAGVSVLEVFNILSSMSNNDVIKAAVMKTKERIVEGTSISASMISVGFFPNMVNKMVQIGEESGSLPSMLERTADFYERKVDSILTALLSLLEPIMIVTVGGVVLTVVLALYLPIFTMGGKG
- a CDS encoding prepilin-type N-terminal cleavage/methylation domain-containing protein — protein: MRLVRYKKSKAFSLTEVMLTAAVIGIVSVGVLDYQHHSLKQSRIAKVQITAARTAQLLLEDWKSTGGSTAYNPSDLNLGFSSSAAGSDFTTGYSIGGILNNAIYSITINNVPMLVVLAYSDVDHDEVADTTLRQITAMVRWRMGKATGSGGTTLCTSPVILTTYVRLDG